DNA from Brassica napus cultivar Da-Ae chromosome C4, Da-Ae, whole genome shotgun sequence:
GATCGAGTAAGCTGAATCTAAATAGGATAAGAACTAATCATTATCTTAACGAAAAGATAAGATCGATAGCTAGATTCTAGCTTCCGAGACAAAGGATTTTATTCGGAAGCTGGGGGCAACTGTTGGACCCGAATATGACCCTCAGGTGAGGTACCGATAAGCGTGAGCTAGCATGTGGGTTGCGATAAGCCCATCATAACAAAGGGAGCTGAAAGCCGAGCTGACGACTGGACCTGGGAGACATCATAGCAGAGGTCACGACAGAAAGTGAGCTAACAccttaagagactcggtcaagaGGAGCCTAAAGCGAGCTCCGTAATTGAAGCCAAATATCTAGGAGAACAGTTGAAGGGTTGCCAACGAAACCTAGACTAtataaagatggagaagataaaagacaagGGGCTCTTTTTTTTCATGGATCAACTTTTGTACTAGATTAAAAGCATTACGTATTTTTTGATCATCACAAGATACAttcctttgtattcatcatctttcaactcatcaataaaatcatattcattcttcaagtttatttacgggattcagcccacgattctcattcatctctcttgacctaacctaaatctaagaagtGAAACCTTGTCTCTCACAGTACGATCCTGATGATCCTGTAGCTTGATCTGAGTAATCTGCCTTAGCTCAGTGAGCTCTCAACACGCTTTGCTTCCCTTCAACTGAACTTCTCAACAAATCCTTTTGTCTTGTAACATACTCGAGTTAGTCACTGACATATGTTTTGGGTAGCTTGTTGCAGGCTTGATTGTACTGAAAAAATGGTTGGTGACGACTTCCATAATGCCAAACCCGTGACTGTTTGGTGATGTTTGGTGATGTTTGGTGAACTTCTCCACCTGAACCGAGAACACTTCTCGATTCTGCTTCTGCTCCAGGTAACATCTCCTCTCTTCTGTCACGATACTTTTAGCCATCAATTGACTCCTCATTCGTAGTCACTAACATGAGTTTGTTGCTTGTGATCTGCGAGGGTGGAGTTTAGACAACCAGAGTCACCTGGAGTGTCTTCCTATCTCATCAGTGGACATTCAAAAGTTCACAGCAAAGCTGGAACTTCTGACCATGTACCGTCTTAGTTAGGAAATCTGCAGGATTAACATTTGTATGAATCTTGTTTAGAACAATGTCTCCTGCTTCCACTAGGTCTCGAATGAAATTGAACTTGGTAGCTATGTGCTTAGTCTTCTCGTGATTGACTGGATTTCTTGCTAGAGCTAGGGCACTTTGAGAATCGCAGTAGAGTTTGATCCCCTGTTGCTTGAAACCTAGTTCATCGCATATTTCCTTTAGCCACATTGCTTCTTTAGCTGCTTCATTCATAGCCATGTATTCGGCTTCTGTAGTAGATAGTGCAACCACTAATTGTAGACATGATTTCCATGAAACTGTATTGCCTGCAAACTTGAATGCATAGCCTGTTACTGACTGTTTCCTGTCAATGTCTGTTGCATAGTCTGAGTCTGAATAACCTTCTACTTGTAGTGTAGAATGCTTTTTGAATGTTAAATCTGAATTCAACGCTCCATGTAAGTATCTTAG
Protein-coding regions in this window:
- the LOC125586133 gene encoding secreted RxLR effector protein 161-like — its product is MERIPYASAVGSLMNAMVGSRPDLGFAVGYVCRFMSKPGRDHWSAVKWVLRYLHGALNSDLTFKKHSTLQVEGYSDSDYATDIDRKQSVTGYAFKFAGNTVSWKSCLQLVVALSTTEAEYMAMNEAAKEAMWLKEICDELGFKQQGIKLYCDSQSALALARNPVNHEKTKHIATKFNFIRDLVEAGDIVLNKIHTNVNPADFLTKTEDTPGDSGCLNSTLADHKQQTHVSDYE